AACGCGATGACTCAGTTGCGTGCGACGCATCGGGCTCATCCATGAGCCGCTCACGCCATCAATGGCGCATGCGCCCCCTCACACGCATTGGGTGGTATCGTCTGGCGCGGTTTGGGACGTTGAGCCAATCGGAGGGGAAATCGGAAATGTGCCCAAAGCCGCTGCTAGCGGAGCTTGGCCTGCATATTCCGTCGACAGCAGGCGCAAACCCTCACTCGCGCGCGAAAATGCGCCGATAAAGTCGACATTGCCGCGACATTTCGCCGCCTGATCACGCCTCGGAGCCGCCGGCTGCTAGCATGCCGACCGCCTCTGCGGCCTCCGCTTCTGCCAAATCGCATGACGAGCCCAACCTCCACCAGCGTGCCCGGCGAACGCGCCGGACGCCGTTGGCGGGCTTGGTGGCGAGTCGTGCTACTGCTGCTGGCGCCCTGCCCGCTCGCCGCTCGCGCTGCGGAGCCGGTCGCGGAACTCGCCCCGCTGCCGCCGGTGCTCGAACAGCCGAGCGAGCTCGCCGCCGCGGAGTTCGAACACGCGACGCCCGTCTCGTTCGACGACGCCCTCCTGCAGTCAGCGCCGTCGCCAGCTCACCGCGTCTCGTTCTTCGCCGACCTGCTCATTTGGAACGTCCGCGAAGGCGCCGCCGACAACTGGGCTCAAGAGATTGCTCCCCCCAGCGGCCTCGCCAACAGCGGCACGGTCCAACTGATCGACGCCCCGTTCGACTGGAACGCCGGCCTCCGCGTCGGCATGGCGAAGCAACTAAACGATGGCTTCGACGTCGGCCTCGCTTACACGAACTTCTCCACCCAGGCGACCAACCAAGCCTCGGGCGCCGTCTACTCCGCCTTCCTCGGCAACTTCTACGTCGACAACACCGACGGCTCGTCGTTCGGCCCGCACTACGAGCAGGCCGCCGTCGATTGGGATTTTGACTTTCACGCGATCGACTTCGAAGTCGGCCGCACCTTCGTCGTCGACCATTCGCTCACGCTGCGCCCCTACGCCGGCTTGAAAGCGGCGATCATCGACCAAACGATTCACTCGCGTTGGCAGAACCCGATCAACGACGGTTCGCACGTTTATCTGT
This sequence is a window from Lacipirellula parvula. Protein-coding genes within it:
- a CDS encoding Lpg1974 family pore-forming outer membrane protein encodes the protein MTSPTSTSVPGERAGRRWRAWWRVVLLLLAPCPLAARAAEPVAELAPLPPVLEQPSELAAAEFEHATPVSFDDALLQSAPSPAHRVSFFADLLIWNVREGAADNWAQEIAPPSGLANSGTVQLIDAPFDWNAGLRVGMAKQLNDGFDVGLAYTNFSTQATNQASGAVYSAFLGNFYVDNTDGSSFGPHYEQAAVDWDFDFHAIDFEVGRTFVVDHSLTLRPYAGLKAAIIDQTIHSRWQNPINDGSHVYLFDSAVENLQQDFWGIGPAIGVTGTAPLHTSSSRSLRLVASPSAAVMYGHWKFSDRYQNDGPTSTTIGTPTSIAIDASPIDGAATMARGFVGIEWTQQFAGTTAAISLGYEAQVWLNQMQFYSFNMGRLNNLTSLQGGLIELSFDF